A DNA window from Helianthus annuus cultivar XRQ/B chromosome 15, HanXRQr2.0-SUNRISE, whole genome shotgun sequence contains the following coding sequences:
- the LOC110909816 gene encoding abscisic acid receptor PYL4, protein MLSNPQKSPSFFLDGINTTTTTTTTGSSGSCGTNKPPPTNTTPVPDSVARYHIHAVGPDQCCSVVIQHITAPISDVWSIVRRFDNPQAYKHFVKTCHVILGDGNVGTLREIHVISGLPAARSTERLEILDDEQHVISFSVVDGDHRLANYRSVTTLHPTPDGTGTVVVESYVVDIPPGNTKEETCVFVDTIVKCNLQSLAQKIRRN, encoded by the coding sequence ATGCTTTCTAACCCACAAAAGTCACCATCTTTCttcctagacggaatcaacacaaccaccaccaccaccactaccggAAGCTCCGGTAGTTGTGGCACTAACAAGCCACCACCAACCAACACCACTCCGGTACCGGACTCCGTTGCCCGCTACCACATCCACGCCGTGGGTCCAGACCAGTGCTGCTCCGTCGTCATCCAACACATCACCGCCCCAATCTCCGACGTCTGGTCCATCGTCCGCCGCTTCGACAACCCACAAGCCTACAAACACTTTGTCAAAACCTGCCACGTAATCCTCGGAGACGGCAACGTCGGAACCCTAAGAGAAATCCACGTCATCTCCGGCCTGCCCGCTGCCCGTTCCACTGAACGTTTGGAAATCTTAGACGATGAACAACACGTGATCAGTTTCAGCGTCGTTGACGGTGATCACCGGCTTGCTAACTACCGTTCCGTCACCACTCTCCACCCTACACCCGACGGAACCGGTACGGTGGTTGTTGAGTCCTACGTTGTTGACATACCGCCGGGGAATACTAAGGAAGAAACATGCGTGTTTGTTGACACCATCGTGAAATGCAACCTCCAGTCGTTAGCTCAGAAAATCCGGCGAAACTGA